aattatatgtgtgtgtgtgtatatgtgtatatatatatataaaatcctTCCTGTAGATATCATGGCTCTTTtgttagcaaaaataaaaaatgcaatatGTTTCCTTATTCATCAGTAAGTAGTAGTAATTGTTAGTGCTATTGAAAGTTGAGACATTTCACTAAATTGTTTCATTGTATTCTAAGAAGAGCCAAGTTATGGTGACTTGGGtatttaacaaaagaaaaacatagagAATAAGGAAAAAGTTTAATTCCAAACTGATTTGGAGTTATCTTTCTCCAACCTACTATGTGGCAATTGAAGAGAGTGGATAATCTTATACATCGTCACACAATGGGCTAGAAAAGATAGCTCCAAACCGGTTTGATTTAAACTTTGTACAAAGGTTAATAGGAAGAGTTTACGATAAGTTTGGATCCTCCTCATCCACAAATATTACTTAACACAATTTGTTGCACAAGTATTGGTATAAGTAGGCTAGAATACGATTCACCACCAACATAGAGTTGATTTTCCAAAAATTGAGGGTgctcattcaaccactgcataaaaattgaaattaacttagaaaaatttaaacacctcatcaaataaaatttgaaaaaactaaATGTATTCTATTATCATACATTTTCTCACACAGCTTTTGTAGAAATTCATAGGTTTGCGCTACAAATTTGTAATCGCCTATAATATAGCCATGTAAGCGCTCTGAATAAGAGAATCCAGTCCCAACTGGTCCATCCATATATATAATGTTGAGGCTCTGAAAAACCATCATCACATTTCAATAAGAtggattaaaattttgttataataaaGTTGATATGAAACGTGCATAAAAATCAAACTAGTGCAATTAAATTCATACTTGTGTCCACGCAAATGGGTTATTCTGAAGAGTTGGTAGGCTCCCATTGTAATCTCCAAGTTTGAAGGCTATAGGATCTATATATTTGTGAGATATACATTTTGAAGattgttgaaatttaatttgtaaattagaCACAATTCATGTACCTACCAGGACcaaatttaaaacttgaatCCTCTATAAATAGTTAGTAGGAAATACTTTTGTTAGCTAATTATCTTGCATGTGATGTGGATGAGACCTAAAACATAACATACATCTAACTCAAGAAATTCAATggtacaattttaaaatttaaaatatacatTCCAATTCAATACCTATTATCcctaaaatgaatgaaaagatgaGTAAGAGTAACATACCACTTTCAAAAAAGATACCAGCAAGACCAGAGCAACCAGGCCCTCCACTCATCCATAACACAAGAGGGTCCCTTGAAGAGCTCCTTTGGGACTcaacaaaatagtaaaataattgtACGGTCTCATTATCACCCACACCAATGTATCTACATGGACCAATatctaactaaataaatcagtATCTACTGCTATTTAcacattattatcattttttttagtaataataaaattcattggAAAAGTCAAGATTCTTGTTTTGGGGTACACAATGTTAGTTTTTAGGTGAGATTATATTAACTACACACAATTTTGCGGGTTCCTTCCTATAACAGTTATTGATGGTGCTCCTATTTGCAAAGTACAAAaaggaatttttatttctttgaggAAAAAGTCTagaattacaatatttttcataacgTTTTGTCACAATTGCAACGTGATAGAGTGTGatttgtgaagaaaaaagaatggatCTATGTGTAGGTGATGGTTAATCATTCACAATCTGCTACGTCAAAGTTATGGCAAATAAATTGTGGTCTAGAAGGTTGGCGATTAGTTATACATAACTTTGTTCAAGATAAATTTtgaagtgtatatatatatatatatatatatatatatatatatatagagtttcTTTCACACCTTTTTTCATGCAAAGGggaatatattatattagattaggaaagAGGAGTGATAGCCACACTCCTTATTGCTAGGACTGTCCACGGATCAGGCCAggttgggtttgtgcccaacctggACTCGACCCAAATAATTTGGGTGGATAAAAATATAACCTAAAACCAACCTAATGATTTGGTCGGTTCTTTTGTCTCGGTCTTGGGTTTTATAACTAGGGCTGATATTTAGCCAGATTTGTTGATATTTGGCCGGATTTGTAGAGATCTGGCCAATATCTGGTTGGATCTATTGAGATTGGGCCAAAATTTGGCCGGATCTGTTGAGATTGGGCCAAAATTTGGCCAGATCTATCAAGATCTGGCCTAGATCCAGCCTAGATTTCGTCGGATAGCAGCGAGATCTCACCATATCTTGAAGGATCTGGACTAGATCTCGACGGATCTCGACGACGAGGAGATCTTGTTGGATTTGGTCCAGAAAGCTAAACAAATCGCCGGAAAGGTTGAAGCTTATGGGTGGGTTGGGCTTCATGGGTTTTGAAAGGAAAACCCGCAACCGACCCGTGGGGGTTGAGATAGAGAGTTTGGAACTCGCGTTCGACCGTCGGAGTTGTTGGATAGGGTGGTGGCGGGTCGGACACGGGAGGGTGGGTTGGTCGGTTGGACACCCCTACTTATTACATATACATATTCACTGTACATATACTAACACATGAACTGAATTGTATTgttaaaatagtataatagattataataaattaataataacaataataaccagCCCGGTCACGCGTGCTTCATGTGggcgatgagacttttttttatagaaaaaaactatgtttttattttataaatataatttttatttttagaatttaatttataagttgataatgcaatttaaaaatcaataggagaatgatcttattttttaggcaatgttttagtgaaagttagagttgtatttttaccaaattgtcatttagttttatctctacttaaacatatgGGTGTAGGgccatatttaaaaaaaaaaaaaaaaaattgaggataCCAAACAGGGAAGtattttaaatagtagtatagatagtAATAATAAAACAGTACAATAGATCATTCAAAGTGACAAAGCAAGTATAAAATATAAGAGCCaacaaaaaaacattaaaaagtgTGGGTTAACATACCCCTACAGTCACATCAAGAGGTAATAAACAAAAGCCAAAAGCTTTCTAGCTCAACTGTGACATTTTTTTGATGTTTGCAATTGAAATGTCAAAGGTTCAATTGAAATCCCTCATCCACATTGCAATCATCAAattatccacacacacacatagaaaAAAGTAAGAAGCAAATTAAAATGCACAACTGttcatttctcaaaatattttgtgcCACCAGAAAGAAATCTTCTCGAACTagcatgatgatgatgatgatgacaacaataataaaacCTTACCCGGTTTCAAGCGTGAAGGGAAGCTCACCAGTATAGCCAGGTAGAGTTGTGACAATCTTGGAAGTGTTTGAGCTTGCAGAGGCAGCTGCTACTAATAAAACCAGCAGAAGTAGATGCAAACCCATCCAAGAACATCAACAAGGGTTAAGCTTAGGGGGTGTTTGTTAGATTAGTTCTAACACATATTTTCGTATtctaaacaacattacacacattttcaaacACATTTTCACCCATACGTATAttaaaaacacccaaacaacataATTCAAACTTTTCTCCCAAATACCCCCTTAATCTGCAGAATTCTTAGAGGCTGATGTTTAGCTGCTTTTGGTACCATACTTTCCAAAACAAAAGCAAGCAAGAAATGGAGCCTGTGTCTTGGCTATTTGAAGTAGCAGAGAGATTCTAGAcagaattttgttttatatatttttttaatgttacatTTAACATCACTTTCAATGCCATCCATAAGTCACAAATTAAAAATTCGACCTAACTTTATTGTTAATTTATACCGTAATTTTTTGTATCTCGTCcaactttcaaaatttatattaaagttTGTTTGACCGTATATAAACATCACGTGGCCCCCAagaatcccaaaaaaaaaaaaaattactcaagtctcaaaagtcaaaagtcAAAAGTCAAAAAGTATCATGTTTAAAATTGCATACATAAGCATATGTTTAAAATTGCAGATaaagtcaaaactcaaaagcatatgtatttgtttattattttccctTACCCATTACACCTgaacatattattatatgacCACTATTATATCGCAACAAAATTTGAGACTTAAGCCAACGGTGGCTGGGCTAGGGACGGAGCCAGACTATCAAGGGAGGGGggctaaaaaaaatcataactaaagtacttatttgttttttttaatcaaaatactAATTTGTTGGTAAGATTGTTgctaagatttattatttaccTAATAATACTTTGTTGTCTCTTTGATATAATTATAAAGATGtcaaactatttataaaaaatcaaaaataaaaattgacaaaCTAGTAGACAAAACAACACAACCATGTCAATcactcaataaaaaaacaacacTGCCACTGACTAACTCTACCATTATCAATAGTTCTTTATAAAAACTACcaaagaaaaaatttacataggcttttttcccttcttttcctTCATGGGCCAGAATTAAATTTATGTACAATACAAATGTGCTTTTTTCTTGTTGGGCTAGGGGGGCATTGCCCCCTCGATTCAAACATAGCTTTGTCACTAGGCTTGGCTTAGCTGGTAAGGTTCGGATACTTTGTCTAACCCACCTAAGTTCGAGTCCCGTTGCTAGCAGGAGTTCATTGGTGGACATCCACATGGGTTGGCCCATGGGTTTTAACCTTAGTGCCTTGCCCGGTGACTGGTGTAACCTAGCTAACCcctatttttgtttatataaaaaaaaaaaattgagacttACGGATGGCATCGATAATGATGTTAAATATTGtattatagaaagaaaagaagaaaaaaatgtaacacGTTTGTCTAGGAACTCTCTTACAATATTTGGCCATGCATTTTGTTCTTACAACTCCTTTTCTTCACGCTTGAAACGGGATGAGTTACTTATACTATCATTATCATCGACATCATCATCATAATGATGCTAGCTTGGTGAGATTTATGGGGGGATGATTTCATGATTACAATAAAGAGTAGAAATTTGATTCATGTTTCAATTAGAAACACTAAGAAAGGTTATAGTTGAGCTAGAAAGTTCTTTGCATTTGTTTACTTATTATTAATGGGACAGTAGATAACCCATTTGTGTGCAAACCATGATagaccaagaatgtattaaccctttgtgatgaattaattaattaattagccaagtttattaattaatcaaattaacatgcaaacgcgtggtagcacaaacaaatcaccaattaactagagtatgcaatggaaaataaattgacacggtgatttgtttacgaatgaggaaaacctccaaggcaaaaacccctttgggtgattttaaggtcaccacttccgagaattcactattatcacaataagcggttacaagtaaaggaatcctagtatcTTATACCAGCCTCCAGTTGAAcacttaccccaatacccaattggacttgttctgtagtgacaatctctcattttcaatgcacggctcccagtacatgactaaccaattgcgcggatcctagtacgcgacttcaattaTCAACTAGAGAAAAATGTTGGCTGTAAAGctctttagttcatcacacgatgaagattgagaagctccttggtcataCAACCCTAACATACAtaaacacaacaacttcttcacaagaaagatgaactagggcaaattctgtctctggtcacaatttgcatgaacaaactttgcttaacacttgtgcaacttgtgtcaccTTTGACGACCCTtgaaataatccttttatatgtctagggttgtgagaaaagaaagcccaaacatacaatcacagattggatgaaaaacagaccAGAAATTCTGAGTTTCGTAAATCTTGACAAATACCCTATCTGTTGAGCTGCTATTGAGCCAGAGgctagaacagctctttaaggctcgatagatgctagctgttgagttttaatgaacaacactttcacacttgaatcttggacaaacttgcatggctttgacacttgaacttgaaacaaggtttcttgaagcatcaaaaacatcctagatctacccaattacaagtaaaatgcgttttgtcaaaagattagtcaattacataaagtagtgacatatgttcctaacattgaatcacatatgtcctaacaaaccaaatggtttttttttttttactgttacacAACATTggctttaaacctctttaactcacactAATTTTTCGATGTGAGATTAACccattgtttttttcttttgagaagacTAAGTATttcaacacacacacattgGCGGTTAAGTTTCGAATTGGCTTTGTAACTTTGAACAATCCactttactatttaattttccAAATCTAATATAATATATCCTCCGTTGcatgaagaaaaggaaaaacaaaaacaaaaaaataaagagaaagtgAAAAGAGAAATTATACTTTTCACCATAAATTATTACCCTGATTACATGCACTACACCcacttaaattattaaaatgcatgatcaccccccccccccccccattttaaaattatgttacAAGTTTTCTATTTTCCTATTAACTCTAAAGGAATTTAGCATTGAAAATCAATTCACCCTCAACTGTCTGTTTTGTAGAGATGGATAAATTGGTATTTTAATGCTAAATCCCATTTGACTTAATAACAAACAAATGGTAAGAGGGACACTGAAATAGAGTTATAACTTTGGGGCGGCTTTATTTGTTAGTTTAAGGGATTAAGTGTGATCAGAGTGATAATTTATGATGATGTACAGAAAATCAATAGGCTGAATGCTCCGGGCTTCAATGGACTTGAGGTTGTTTGGAAggcttgaaaaagaaagaagtacaagatcaaaggtgactgggttgaaccggccaagaaccctccgatgcttaagttagtttttctctctagaactcaagaattccaaccTTTAGGAGTGGTGGAAACTTACCTTCATTTGATATGGATGAGTCCTTTTTTAGTGAgttttggagtggttacttgtttagtaacttcctTCACGTGGatggaagttagaaggttcagacttaactttctcaactgctatagaagttagaaggttcagtcttatcttctacaactgctatagaagttagaaggcTCAAACTTATCTTCTATAACTACTATTAGAAGTTAAGAACTTAGTGGTAAGTTAGAGCGATGAGTGAGGATTTTGCTCATAATTTGTAATAGTAGAACATGGTCCGAATTATAAGCTTTTGGATATAAACTTATTCTGAGAATTTCTAAGTGTAAAGGGGTTGTCCAGGTGCTTCACTAATGGACGATCTTTATACCCACGAACGACCTCCTGATGGTGGACGACCTTCTTTTGTTGGGCCCACCTTTTTGGTCATGGACGACACTATGGACGAATTGGAGATAGTCAAATTTTTAGTTGACCATTAGTTGCCCTCTTTGTCCAAGGGTCGTCCAGAACACTATAGTATAATTGCTGGTTTTGACACGCGTTAACATTTTAATGGTCAATAGTTGCACCACATGTTGTCTTTACTCTGGTTGAATTTTACTGTTCCagattgtgccacgtgtcataaTCTCATTGGTTGACTTGTCGTGTCGATTCatctttttgagaaaaatgcCATGTGTTAGCTTCTAGTTGGTTCACGTCACTTCGTTGACCTCACTTCTAGGCCCTATAAATAtgtgctttctctctcttacccTTCACTTTTctgataatttctttttttccatctcGTCCAAAAGCCTCATCTAGTCCTTAGCTTCTAGTCTCATTAGGTACTTCCTTCCTTTCATCCTTAGGTTTTCGTCTTTGTTCATTCTTCCAATTATGTCTGCATCTAGTAGTAGTctagaaagagagatagatgaGTACTGGGATGTGTCCCCTAGAAGTGGTGGTAGTAGTTATGAGAGTGGTGAGGGTAGTACAAGTAATAGTAGTGATAGTAGTTTCTCAAACGAGCATTATTCGTCTGGGGTTCTTGGTTTTCCCTTAAAGGATTTCCAGGAGATGCAACTTAGGATGGTTTTTGGGGCCCTCAATTAAATTTGATTAAGGGTTGTAGTTCTTCTGACAGGCTTTGGAAGAAagaattctttattatttttggaaattggCCTAGGGACCTAGTTGATGTAAATAGTGCCCCTTTCCCTCCTTTTACCAGTCCCTTAGGTCATCTTCGTCCTGAGGGTAtgtctttcttcctttcttttatttattttatctaactTTTTCCTCGTCTAACCTTCTCTTATATTGATGTAGCTATTACTCGTCCACACTTGGATAGTTTCATTTAAAGTGTATTGACAGAGCTCATGCCTTCCCTGAGAGGTCCTTCCACAGCTTGGTGAACCTCAATCGTCTAGctacttggggacttggtcTTGAGCCTACTGCTGAAAATCTTGCTCACAaggatagtttttattttttatttttattttattttatatgtattacCAACTTTGCCTTCTTTGCCATAGGGTTGGCtaccatgaaagaaaacaagGAGAAGGTTGTTACCAGTGGTACTGAGGGTGAAGAGGATGTCCAGGTCCAGGACAATACAACTCGTTTGGTTGTCTAGAAAACTGGGCATATCCAGTTTTGTGGACCTTGGTGACCTTCCAAGTCATCGAGGCTCCAAGAAGCAAAAGTCTGGCAAGACTCCTCTTCTAAAGGTTCCAAAGTTTACTCCTCCGACAGTAGACTTGGACGACCCAGTAGTGAACTTGGTTCCCGTTCAAACCATTCCATTTGTCCTGTTAGAAAACCTTCCTCCTCCTGCAGCCAAAGCTCCTCGTAGGATTCATCCTTCAGAGCCAGCCAAGCATCCTCCTAACTTGATGTTGGACAAGGGTTATGCTTGGAGGTCGTTCAAAGGACTTGTCATTGAAAATGAGGTGAATGCTTGCTACAACATGTCAGTGAAGGACTTTGAACGTTTTGCCATCCATGACCTTTTTAAGGTAAGTAGTTTTCCATTatctctatttcattttctaagaaatttaaagaaaatttctaaCTCTCCCTCGTCCATTTATTTTTCAGGCCATGTCGAAGTTTTACACTGCATCCACCCAAGCCAAGGAGCTTTGTAATAAGGCTAAGGATGCTAAGGAGAAAAGTAAGGAGCTGGCTAATGAGGTCCTCTTGAAAAAGGGGGAAGTAATTAGGCAAAGTGAAGAGGTCACTCGTCTTCTGGTAGTTGAGACGAAGCTAAAGAATGAGGTGGAAGAGCTCAAGGCAGACTCCATTAAAAAGGAGACCCGTATTACCCACCTTGAGGGGAAAGTACTAGGGCTCACCTCGTCTATGGAGAAGGCTCAGAAGGAAGCCGTTGTAGCCTTTATGAAGTCAAATGAGTTCAAGATTCATCTAGATCGTCACTATGCTGTAAGCTATGAAGACTTACATTTTGATGCCAAGGAGGCCTACCCTGAGATGGACTTTGATCCTTTCAAAATCCCCACTACCACAAAGAGTTCCCTTCTTCCTACTAGTTCTGAGGACGTCAACTTGGTGGACAATGCTTCAACTAAAATTGCCCAGGATGCCACTAATGCTAACAAGGACAACCTAAAGTCTAGGGGTGATGCCCCCAGTGGTTTATCCCTGtaatttatttcctttcttagaaaatttatttattttgttgaggaTGCCTGttgttttgggctttatttcaaaattatttaagtACAATTTCCTCGTCCAAGTTTATGGACGAGAAACAAATACAATTGCCTTCATTGGCTTTGAACAActcaagggtttttggacggtggttgtctaccattttttaaattttatgaatgaatgtcTACTTCTATTTTCATTCCTCATTTGGTGTTGAACATGTTGTATGTTTTATGTATGAACGAATTTCCTTTGTTTACATCTTCCATgttatttttatggttttaattgTGATGTACACTCATGAAGACATTTTATATCGTCTTGTTTGCATGAACGGATTTCCTTTGCTTACATCATCCATGTTAGAATAAATTTTTCATGCTCAACAACTTTACCATTCTTTATGTTTTCCAAATATAACTCGTCTATGAATATTTCTTTTGCTCGCTTTATTCAtccataaatttgaattatagcTTGCATTATCTCTCTTCCATAGGCTAGACGGTCCTTTATTCTTCTTTGGGTAAGACGTTTCCAACATTTACTCGTCCAAAGATCAGACTGTTTGACTAGTCAAATTCAACCATggattttaagtatttttatgTGCACGtttttcctcgtccattggTTAGATGAATATACCTTAGGTTTTTACCTTGTCCATTGATTAGACGAATATACcttatgtttatttttctttgtttcgtCCTTATTTTAAGGAAAGTTTATAGACGTTACATTcctgcgtccagagattttactCGTCTTGGGCTTTTAGCCTTCTTGTGGACTAGTTTGaatgaaaataacataagaatTAGAAATTCTCACAACATTATATACATTTGGAATCCAAATTGTATATACATAAACATCGTCC
This portion of the Castanea sativa cultivar Marrone di Chiusa Pesio chromosome 7, ASM4071231v1 genome encodes:
- the LOC142643644 gene encoding serine carboxypeptidase-like 13 is translated as MGLHLLLLVLLVAAASASSNTSKIVTTLPGYTGELPFTLETGYIGVGDNETVQLFYYFVESQRSSSRDPLVLWMSGGPGCSGLAGIFFESDPIAFKLGDYNGSLPTLQNNPFAWTQSLNIIYMDGPVGTGFSYSERLHGYIIGDYKFVAQTYEFLQKLCEKIG